From Plasmodium sp. gorilla clade G2 genome assembly, contig: PADLG01_00_77, whole genome shotgun sequence:
ATAATGTTTAAGAAtgttttgtaatatatataatataattatttaaatctataataataataaaatgtttttttttataagttttATTGATACTATTCTTGAATTGACAATTGGGAATTttgtttaattaaatattttattcgtttatttatttcctataattcattatatatattaaataaaaaattataaatattaataaatatataatatagtatacattatttgttaattcaattatttatatttttttgtaatatatgaatgaatatatattattatttgtcataatttcattatttaaatattaataaaaaattaattaagtTCTTAATATGGCGAGTAAAAGaagtttttttatttttcccttttatcttttaaattaaaaccaaaaaggaaaattacattatatatcatttaaatttcTTTGCTTAAATTTATTTGTGATTGGATTTTAGTATGTTTTTCTAAATGTAAGTtgatcatataaattttatgtatCATTAGTTATTTGGTTATTTAAATCTTAATTACTATAACATGtctataattttaaatgtatatatattatataatttattattattattattttgaatatagtatttttatatatacatattttggaaattatgtaaaaaaaaaaaagtacggttggaatatattaagaaaaataaaataataaaacaaaataaaaataggtattttaattattcgttttaattaataattttaatggtCTTAAAATTGGcgaactttttttttttttttctaaaacgTATTGtctcatattttataattttattttatattattttttattctttttttttttttttttttttaaatatatatatatatattaataaaaaaaataatataaagttattaataaaatgaaaaaaaaaaattgtataatttttcctttttatcgTGTCGATGTGAATCCAAAaggaaaattatattatatctcATTTAAATTTGTGTGTTTAAGTTTATACATGATTGgattttattatgttttgtTAAATGTAAGATGatgttataaattttatgtgttattatttatatggttTTTCAAATTGTTTtactataaaatatgtagtatattatatgtatataatattatataatttttttttttttttttgtatagaATTCATTAGAAAATAACAGCTTAGAAATAACtaaaaattgtaatatatataaacgcAATTTAGGTGAAGCAGAAAAAAATAGTAAGCATTctaaaaggaaaaagaatttaaaacataaaaacgAAGGtgtaaataaaacaaaatcgaatataaataatattaaatgtaataaacaaaatgtaAAGGAATGTAAACAtagtattaataatgatcatGAGAATAGTAATACGGAGAATAATTGTAATAgttctataaataatataaattataatgataagtCAAAACAGTTAACAGAAACTGAATTACGTGACGTTTTAAATTCATTTAAAGAATGTCCTTCGAAGGAAGATCTTAAAAATATCTGGAATCACACAATTGGTGTTGCAAAAGAAGGTGTTGATGATATAGAAAAGAATTTAAAGAGAtctatacaaaaatatttagacAATGATTTTCATAAAAGTTTTTGTTGCAATCATGAGGAATTTGTATTTAATAGTATAtgggaaaaaaatatttccaGATTTTATAGAACAATAGGAACTCATGAAATAGAATACACTAAAACTTTTTTTCGGTTAATTAATGAGGAACATACACTTGATGatgtattaaaatttatttattctttcatAGAACATTTTCAGACATTAAAAAAGGAATTACATGAAGAACACCAAAAGGAACTTTTACAAAAAATTGCAAAAGTCTTGGATAAgtgaattattaatttttataaaaattaaaagaaatgcatatattttttttaattatattgaaTATGAAATACTAATAAGAAATGTTTATAAAAGGTTTTAAATTCTATAGAAgcaattatttattatatatatatgtacaattCTAGTTTTTTAGTAGAATAGACCGAAGTATATGGATATATGTTATTTCATTCTTCATGTCTATCTTcgaataaattttattaaatatatatatttttttcatacacATATTAGAATTAGATGTGTTTCTGTTGATATatctatatctatatatatattatttaaattttctgttttatcataattaaaGTTAAAGGATGTAATGtgctttatttttatggattatatttttctatgaaaaatattaactctataaatctttaaaaaatattgtttttGAATTTTCTTTCTATTGTAttatgaaattattatatatatatttgtttaaagtaaaataaaattaatgtgATATAAAatggaattttttttatcatataatatttataaaaaaaataataaaaatcatcTTATTGTTTAGAAAATAGtaccatatattatatgaattataatacaatatatttaaaaaacatTTCTATGATAACTAAATGAGTAAGTAATTAAtaagtatattattaatacataaattttataaaataaatattaggacataaaatttaaaacaacaaaatgaattataaattatagtaattataaaatCTACTTGAAAATTatgtaatttttcttttaattagtcacgtaataaatatatattatgtaaaatatttgcCTTAtacaattttaatttttgatgtaattaatgaatataaatattgttttttattaagaaaatataattctaataatattatatcacgtgcaaaaaaaaaaaaaaaaaaaattatcataaaatataattcatatatcaCTGATAAGTAAAATTCTTCATATTCTATAAAATACATTACGTACATAAATGTTTCTTGTATTCACCTTTCcatgaatttttttcttcttttgcGTAACcaaccatatatataaaagctATCActgttataattattaaaacaaaCACAGCAATTGCTATAcgatatgaaaaaaaaaagctccACTAGTATAGCAGAGGCAGCACGTACGTTGTAGGTGAATAAAAGTGAaactttaattatattaatattttgaattaaagtgacaaaaaaaatacttttaCACAAACAAGGGATTTAATCAATTGAGTAAGGGTATTTCCATTATAAACGGATATAATTACTCCTTGAGCAGCAATATAATCTATACTCGTATCATAATGTCCTATAAAATGcagaaaaaaaggaatatattccTGCACTTGAACACAACctctttttaaattatctatataattatcatgtGCTTAATttgatgaagataataaattataggATTTCATCTTATTTGAACATTATGAGgatttatcattttaattatttgatTTATCTGAAAGTTTTcgaaaatataattcttgTTTTCCATTAAAATCATTATAAAGCTTTCTTTGCATTCCTAAATATCCAAGGCGACCAGGAGATATGTTTGAATTTCCTCCTTGTGTGTTATcatatgtttcttttttatatttcattaaatTTGGTGTTCCAGGAAATTTCTTATTTGTTATTGGTggtattttttgttttttttttgcgtCATCGTTTGgatatttttctttcttatattttctttcattCGTATTTGAATATTCGCctaattcattattttcatgttCATCATTTGTTGTAAGTTCATGTGATAATTCTGCTAAGGACCTAAGATTTGTTTGCACTAAAacgatatttttatattttatatttgtatataatccAAGACAGTCATTCTAAAAAggtataaaaagaaaaaaatccaataaaataacatgacaaaaaaaataaatatggaaatgataaataagaatattaaaACGTATAATAACAAAAGGTAGTTTTGaattgtatacatatatatatatatatatatatatataatttgttacttttttatttctcaCATTATAAAATAAGGTTAATGCTCCTAATACgattgaatatataaataatttaaaattaaaagatatcattttaaatataaatgctattatatttatagatgtaataatatatatatatatatatatatatatatgtgtatattataaaggaaaaagttatttaaaaaacttgtatatgttttattaataaGGTTCAGTTTtattaagaaataattttttctatatataaaaaatattttaaaaaaacaatttatGTCCTCTAagatgtaatataaatatattttgttcttaatttttttttttttttttttttttttttttttattaaatatacaaatgaataatttaattttttaaaatttatttgaattatatatgaatataaaataattttaaaaaaaattttattacatttgtGTTAGAATTATTCGTATTGTAAATTATagaatatgtgtatatatatatatacagtTCTTTATATTAATGAATTGTTATGTTcacatttataaatataagacttataatataaatattaatttaaaattttaataaataaaattaaaattgaacatagaaataaataattaatataattttttattttgtgttaaaaaaaaaaaaaattatgttttccttatataattatttcacattttacatatatatatgttaattatctattttattatttaattatatatctaCTATACAATGGAGTActaagaatttaaaaaacgttgaaataaaaagaaaacataatACAGTTATAATTGCTAAAATATAGTTCTTGagttattttttaattatattatatatttactatatattaaaataatgtttataatatatatttgtatatattatctaataGATATTTAGAGGTTGttctattttaatatatttcattattattatgtacgTTATGTATTTTATGGAGTTTGAACTTAATGATCTATATATCTAttacaacaataataaaattgtgtgttattttattttcatttaaaccATTATCCAGAATTTTGTAAAAttagataataaatataaatatataaatataattagttctttttttcatttttattgtaatacatataatacatatatacaatagaattgatgttatatttatcattatttttttattttatattaattaattttttatttatttatttatttatttatttatttatttatttatttatttatttatttatattttttattttattttatttttttatattattattttattattattattattatttttttttttttttaatattattattattttatttttattatttaaataatatataagaaaataatttgcttgatttaattaatttataatatagacGTTGTATGAagtttaaaataatatttattttttatattaatattattaagaatGTTATAGAATTTACAAAggtaaaatatgtattattatatttttaacgtttttaaatatataagtatatgtttataataatatcttttGATTAACCTaagatatagaaataatatatatatatatatatatatatatatatatatcatattattaaactatataataatttattatatatatatatttatatattattgtgaagtacacataatatattaaaaagtagAATACTGTAAGTACcattcataataaaaaattttacgTATCTTACAATTttactatatttttaaaatacataatattatttgttaaaatataaaataagaataatacgATTAAGATGAAATATCATTGTGTGGAATATTATTCTGAAgaaacaaatattaaaaatacaagGAATGTTTGTTGCGTTAGAcgaaaatttttaaatttgttaTCAATTACtggaattttattattattagtagtACTAAACGTAAGTTAATAAATGTGAAACgtttataatatcaatatatatatatatttttatatatttatctttttatatcaattattttttcttcagaatataataatatgtgaGAAAGGTGAAACAATAGATGGAGgaaattatcatataaatagaaGAAATTTATCTGAGGT
This genomic window contains:
- a CDS encoding stevor PIR protein, putative gives rise to the protein MISFNFKLFIYSIVLGALTLFYNVRNKKNDCLGLYTNIKYKNIVLVQTNLRSLAELSHELTTNDEHENNELGEYSNTNERKYKKEKYPNDDAKKKQKIPPITNKKFPGTPNLMKYKKETYDNTQGGNSNISPGRLGYLGMQRKLYNDFNGKQELYFRKLSDKSNN